TCCTGGTATGGTTAGGTGACAGCCTGTCTGCCCTTATGCTTCTGAGGTCATGTGTGGGGCGTgttgtgcgtgtgcgtgtgtgtgtgtgtgggggggggggggggggtgtcaatgAGCCAATGAGGTGCAACTGCTCTTCAGGAGAAATGAAAGCAAAAGACATGAGTGGGAGATGCATGAAAACAGCAATGCAGAGGATGAAAAAGGAGCAGCTTAAGGAACGGATCGATGGATCTGTCATCTGATATCAGTGCAAGGCTTCATGGAGACAGCACCCCCCAGGGTTCACTGGGTGTGTCTGCTGTCCAATAACAGACGGCATCGAACAGCCATTAAAACAGCATCTAGAGACTAAGCTGATTTTGGCCCATCCACAGTGACTCACCCTGGATGTGGGCTAATTGAACGGCACACAGCTGAGGCCTGTGGAGGTTTCATGCCAGCGAAGTGGAACGGCCGAGGCCGCGCGCGCGCTCCCGGGGCGTAGAGCCACGCCGACCGGCCAAGGCCACGCGCGCTCCCTGGGGCGTAGCGCCACGCTGAACGGCTGAGGCCGCGCACGCTCCCTGGGGCGTAGCGCCACTCCGACCGGCCGAGGCCGCGCGCGCTCCCTGGGGCGTAGAGCCACGCCGACCGGCCGAGGCCGCGCGCGCTCCCTGGGGCGTAGCGCCACGCTGAACGGCCGAGGCCGCGCGCTCCCGGGGCTTAGTGCCATGTGCTGTGCAGAATGGACAAGCTACTTCAATCACACGTGCACTGGGTAACTGGTGAATTTCAGTTAGTATTCCTATAATAAAAAAGCCTTTTTTAAACTCGCAGCTGTTAACGAAGAGAAGAAACGGCATCATATATGAAAAGCACTGGTGGTATATTGCATCTAGGTAGACACTTAATATATAACTGCAAAATGACTGATTAGCAGTTTTTTAATTAGAAGGTGCCTGACACACTGGGTTATTCTGGGACCAAGCAGATGCACCGTCAAACTAATGTGTCTGCAACAACAGGCAAATTAAATGGAGACCACGCTACCATGTCTGTAATAGGCTCGCTGGGACCATCCCAAAGGCCCGCAGAGACCGGGGGTCCAGCTGGCAGCCGGGCCGGGAGGGTACCCCCCTCAAGGGATGTGGCCAAGCTGGCCTCCTCTCTGGTCCTTAGGGACTCTGCTATTGTAATAAAAACCGACAAAAGCCTATTAACTGAGCTGCCATGGCATTAGGGGCGACCAGACAGCTGGAGTAACGCTAAGAATGCCCTTTGAAATGGTAATGTGTGTGTCATCAGAGGACTTTCACCATTAACTGGTTGTATTTGCAATTACCGCTATCTTCACCCTTCTGGTAACACCAATGACAATCACAAAGACGATTTGACGAAGTTCAAACTTGTGTAAATGGTGTCCATCACTCCCTATGACGGGACATTGTTGACACATGCGTTAGTATTCTGAGAAGGAAACAGCAAAGGTATGGAGACAGATTAGCAGCATAAGCTTAACGGCACGGTGCGTCTGATTCTATGGCTGCCCATATTGCAGCCAAATGAGCGTCTGCCGCCGTCTCCGTTGTGCACCGGCCGGTCACCGACGgcggctgcggggggggggcagagaggttCGTACGGGACAGCAGGGCCGGCACGCACCTCACGGCGGACCACAGGCAAAAATGAGTCTGCAGGAGATCCACGTGGACGTGGCATTATATTAAAGGCGCAGAAACAATATCtacttacattttaaatataaattactTCATGATCACACCGCCTTCCTAAATTACACGCTGCTTTTTAAAGTGTATTAGTCAAATAAAGATGATGAAAAACACTGTCGCGTCCACGAGCGGCTTTCTGTCTCTCCGGGTTGGCACCTGTGTGCTAACAGTGCTTACAGTCATCCTCCAGTGACCCAGAAAATAGACGGCAAATAAAGGAAGGACGAACACGCTGGCGCACCACCATGGAGAAAGGAGCTATTTCAATCCCCGGCGTCGCATAAAAACCCTCGTCTGCGTCAGTGACATGCTACCGGGAGGTCTGACGCACAAGAAAAACAATCATACTGGTGGGAAAGGTGGCTGAATTTTACAAGGGAAAGCGGCCACCTCGTAGAAAAGAGGCTTTTACGGCGCCCCGACAGCGCCCAGTTCACAAAGACTCCTATTAAACCACGAGCTTCAAATACACCGCCGATCATACATATGCGCGCCCTGGTAATTTGTTATATATGCCATGTGTGTATGCGGCCATGCCCATTACCTTGAGATAGTCATTTTCCGAACGGAGATCCTCGATTTCCCGTAACAGCTCCTGGTCATTCAGCGCCTTTCTCTGACCAGGTGCATCCCCGATGCCCCCCGGTCTAAAGCCAGCTTTGCATCGCTCCGCCAGCTCGTCGGAGCCGGTCTGTCCATCCGCAAATAAACCCCGGCACTGCCGCTCCTTCGCCGGATAAAGATCTTTGACAGGCAACGGTGCATGAGCACTTTCGGTCGGTTCGAATGGAGACGCGACCCGCAGCTGTTCGCGGTCGCTGGACCCGGAGCCGGATTCCGCATCGCTGCTTGCAGCCTGAGCTTGTTTTTGCTCGTCAGACAGCGGCTCGGAGAGGCAGTCCGACAGATCCGAGCTGCTGTCCGTGTGACTGACCCTGCCGAGAGCGGATCCAGTCGGTACGCGTACCGGGGAGCCGAAACTGAAGGAGCCATGAGCCAGGGCGATTTTCCCTTTTTTACTCTTGGCAATGAGGGGCCCGGGCTCCGCTCGTTTGCTGGTGGTTTTCGGCTCCGCCAGCCCATGCTGCGCGGTCTTAGCTGCCTTTTTGGTCACTGTAGACTTGCTGAGACTTTTTGCCGGAGCCGGCTTCTCTTTTGCACCGTAGACGCTGCGTCGGGAAAGGCGGTTCTGGGTGTGTAGGAGCCCCGCGGAGGGCGCCTGCTGCTTGTTAGAAAGCTTGGGGGATTTCGGCGTGATCGCCGGCGCTTTGGACGCTCGGGAGTGGACATCCTTCAGGAAAGGTCTCGCCGGGGAGGGCGCTCTGTTCAAACGCTTTTTTTCCAACTGGTGGTTCTGCTGCCTGGCTTCGCCATCCGGACTCTCCATTATCCACGGGCACCAGGGAGGGGTGGCTGATGGAAAAAACGCTCGATCCTTAACCCAGGCGAACAACCCTGACTAATCGCGTCGGCGGCACACTGCTGCTTTCCGGCTTTCCTTCTCATCACTTCGGAGTGGTGCACCCTTACTGCGGTCTGCCTGCTCGCACCCCGGTTGTTTATGTCACCCGGCTGTTCATTATAAATCTACCTTTTTACTCCAGTCCCGTCCGCTGCTCCCCTTGGTGAAAACGCACCattgaaaataatttataaataagaCGCGAATCCGAGCCGTAGCAGAAAGCTCGATCCCGATCGCACGTAACCTTATTCTGCTATAAGCCGGCCGTGCGCGCCGCTCGGAGCGCCCCCGTCTCCTTTCTCCACCAGATCCCGTCCGCACCGCCCCTCTCCGCTCCCATTCGACATGTAAAATCTGCAAGCGCTGCGGTTCCGGACTTCGACGGCCGCGGCTTCTCAGGCGCGCATGCGCATCAGCAGCGCTCGGCCAGCCTTTCGAACCCGGAGCCGCCGGCGTGCTGCATTTCGGATTCGACGAGAGTATCGAATCACTTCATTACCTTACCTTTCGACAAGAGGAGCCTTTCCAAAGATGTCGCGCTGAGGGGATGCCAGCTTTACAAACCATTATTCCCATGTCAGGATTGAACCATATTTTGAAAACATAAGGACCAACTCATTAATTAAGGGATGACAGTCTTCGTGGCAAGGGTCTCGGCATATGTAAGATCTAAATTtaatgtattaataataatatattatcaACAAAAAACCCTTACCAGAACAGTATTAAAAACAGCATCTTCGGATCTTCCTTTAAAGGGAACACTAAACCCGCCGTTTAAAGATACCTTTAAATTAAGTATTAAAGTATTATAACATGAAGTAACGGACTTCAGGCAACTATATTGAAATGTAAACTCTAGATGATGTAATTTATTAtcagtatatatttatttttaacaaatgtACTGAGTCGTGGAACCAGGGGCGCTGTAAAGGAGGGGATGACGATTCTCGGGGCCCATGACTGAGAGGGGGCCCAGAGAAGCCCCCAATAAAATTGTGGGGGGCCCTGTCAAGATTCTTTTCATGGGACCCAAAATCCTTAGCAGCGCCCCTGCGTGGAACACACTGAAACCTCGCACCCGGCGCACATCCGATAGCCCAGTGCTGGGCCAGGCGCTTCTGAGGTTTGATTTTGGAGCTACACGGCGCAATGGCGACACCCAGTGGCCATGCTATGTCATCGGTAAAAGTCTAGGAGTGAACACGTCGTAACACTTTGGCTTggtaataaatataaaatatttatttgcacTGCATTAGTTTAAGAATGCCACAAGTTATATCACACGACGTAAAACATGCCAgcatactaaaatacataaaacttGTTTAGTAACTCACACATTGAACAAATTGCCATTTATAGCACAACTgttcaatgcattttaatgaatatggttaatatttcaaaaataatgagAAAAAAGGCTTACATGTACAATACTGGGAAGGATGGAAACCTTCATTAGTGATAGGTGCACTGGCAACTGGACAGTCTGTACCGAGGTCTTGAGTATAGACACAATGCTGTAAAACACTGGAGTTCCAATTGATACTGCACTTAGGCCAGTGTACGGCCAATCCTGTAGTCTTGTGACACTGCGCTCAGGCCAGTGTACAGCCAAACCTGTAGTCCTGTGACACTGCGCTCAGGCCAGTGTCCGGCCAAACCTGTAGTCCTGTGACACTGCGCTCAGGCCAGTGTCCGGCCAAACCTGTAGTCCTGTGATACTGCGCTCAGGCCAGTGTACGGCCAAACCTGTAGTCCTGTGATACTGcgtgcacaaacacacgcactcGATGGGAAAAGGGCCCATACGACAAGATCTTTGCTTTACCACGGTGGCCTTTCATCAAGCGACAACCCATCAATACACTGCACTACCCTTTAGTCAAGCATGAAAGTTGCACCAACATTGTGTTAGTAGTAGTGCACTAGATGTGAAGCGATCACTGTCCATTAGTGTTCTCCTTTTTCTGGGAAATGGGCTGGACCCCTCAGTGGCACCATGCTGtatggggtgggcggggctccgTCTCTGAGCAGATTGTTACCTCAAAGTCACCTGACCGATTCCGCCCCCCCGCCTGCTCGCTGACATGCAGTCAGGTGTGCTAGTAGCACAGGAGCAGCACAAGTGCCCCCTCAAGCTTTGCATGGAGTCCTTGTGTGAGACGCACTTGTGACACGGCACGGCCTTGCCTCCCGCAGCCAGCAGAGGGCCTTGCTCACTGCACGCCTATCCGCACCTCTCTCCAGTCCCGCTTCAGGCAGTTCAAGAGCACAGGTGTGTCCATCTCAGAAAACCGGTCTGGAAGAAAACCAGCAGTGACGGTTGTGGAGGGATCACAAGGAGTGGCCCCTTGCagtgcccctcccctccccttgccgtgcccctcccctcccctcgcCGTGCCCCTCCCCTTGCCATCGTTTAAGCTTTGGCACCTCGACCGGTGACCATTACCAGTGCTGAAAAACTCTGCATTCACCATGCCAAATCTCCTTCAGGGAGAGCCTTTCCATCGCATGTAAAACTACTCAAATGATTGTAGTGCAAACcatgtaaaacaaacaaaaaaaagaccaATTTCAAACAAACCGCCACGCCAGCTGGCTCAGTCAGTGAAGTTCTGAAAGCCACTCTGTTCCATACGTGTCAGCGACCCCTCGACCATAAACCTATCCTGAAGATGCCGATGAGGGCCCCTCCTTTCCACAGACGCTAGTTGCATGGGGATCTGATTGATCACTGAATCGCAGAGAAGCAGCCAGTACGATTCCCTTCCTGAAAGAGCAGGACTTATGCTCTTATGCTATTTGGTGGCCATGACAGCAATTCCTTACCTCGTTTATACATAATCCCTTTCTAAACAAAATCCCACACCCACCAGGAGCAGAATATAATTGCGCAGACATTCCCATCCATGAAGAAGTGAAAACTTTATGGCACATTGTTCCAGATGCCCTTTTCCTGTCATGTGATCCAGGGCATTGGGGCTGCAAGGGGAGAGTGGAAGGCGCTCCAATAGTTTGGATGGAAGTGGGAGTGGCTTCAGGGTAGCCCCgcctccctctgacagggggAGGGAACCTCCCAGTCCATCTTGTTCCAGGTCTTAACTGGAGGCACCCAGTTTGATCACGTTGTCCTGCATGTGAGGTAGCCCTGCTGGGGTGTGTAAGGGAGCCTTCCTGCGTGTCTTAGactgtgaggtgtgtgtgggggggctattggggggggggggactcggCTCCACTGCTGCACCCTAATTGGTAAGAGCGGTAAATTGGGGGGGTGGTAGTTGGTTGGATGGGTGATGGTGGGTGGAGCTATCCAGGGTGGAGCTTCAGCAGCAGCGTAGgcgtggggggggcagctccgGCGGCACCTCGGGCTCCGGCTGTAGAGACAGGATGCTGCTGGACAGCTCACTGTGGAGGTCCTCTAGGGGCAGCTGTGACAGGGCGACAGATAGGCCACTCAGGGCACCGCACAGGGCAAGTAGCACGCAACATCCAATCCCGACCCGACCCCCCATGCGGCGCCCAATGCCGAAAGGGCCCCCCACGCAACATCCAATCCCGACCTGACCCCAGACAGCATAACTTACAATGCTACATCCACCCATCCTTCCCAACTGAGGGTTTTGGAAATTCAATCACACTGATGAAAATTGAATCATAAGGAAAATTAACAGGATGAAGGCCGGTCAATCTGCATAAATGTCCAGGAGAAACCAGTCTACCTTGTTGAGAATGTCATTGACCAGCTTCAAAAAGATCTCATCCACATTGAAGTTGTCCTTGGCGCTGGCCTCACAGAAGCGCATCCCGGAGATCCTAGAAGCAAACTGGAGAGAAGCAGAGTGTCTGAGCCGGGTCTTCTGGCCCAGAGGCAGATCATGGGCCCGTTGACTGTCAACGTGCCAACAGCGCCCAGGGGAGAAGGAGCAAAACACACCAAAAAGACCCCACTGCACTACCTTAATTAGCCTCAATCTACCCTAATTCAATGTCAGATGGTAAAGTGTGATGTTTCGTTGGAAATCACcaatgtttctttttcttgaTTGGCACAGTGGCTCAGGCAGCATAGAGCCTCTCGCCTCCAGCCTGCCTAGGTGACTCTCTACTGCATACgggagatgaatggatggttcTGAGCTCACTGCACCAGTGGCAACAGTGGCCAACTATTTATGAACTTGTATCTGTACAGTAAATCGCTTCGTGGTCAAAGTGACCGCGCTCCCTCGCTAATCGAAGGACCAAGTGAGCAGCGATTCGAGGCTGAGCAAGAGGCGGCAAcggagcagcagcaggcgccCGAGGGAACAGCCTCCCACGCGGCATCCCACCGCTCTGCTAGCACAATGGCGGCTCTGAAAGCTCCGCCCACGCGAgccacacaggcaggcactttGGCTGGCCTGGGCAGATACCCACCAAGGGCCCGGAGGAATGGAAATACAGCCCTGAAGGGGCAGCAATTAGACAATTcatatgcatccatccatccatcatgggGCTGCGGAGGGGCCTACAGCCGATCCCAAGAGTGCTGCAGATTCCATTCCATTCCATCACTGGCAATTTAGGGAGACCAATTCACAGAAGTTTCTTCATGTTTTTAGATCCAGTGTGAGTCAAGTGGTTAGAAGGCTGTGAGTGAAAGGCCGCCGGTTCCAATCCCGTGACTGGCTGAGGAATGTCCAGTGACTGGCTGAGGAATGTCCAGTGACTGGCTGAGGAATGTCCAGTGACTGGCTGAGGAATGTCCAGTGACTGGCTGAGGAATGTCACCTgcgggcccctgagcaaggacCTCGCCCCCTTCTGCTCTCTCTATTGTACGTCCCTCTGGATAAAAGCGTGACTTACATGAGTAAATGTCAACCACCCAAACCTTCACGGACGGCGGAGGGGTTCGAGAGGCCCCGGCCCTCTTTGGCTCACCCTCTCCCCCTGCTGGCGGGAGATCGTGCGGTCGGTCTCGCAGTCTAGCTTGTTCCCCACCAGCAGGAGCTCAGCGTCCTCAGAGGCGTACTGCGAGAAAGGAGCGAGGTGAGGGCGTGAGCGTCGTCCCCGCGGAGCAGACGGCCCAGACAATCCCCTCCATTACCTTATCGATCATCTTCATCCACTTGGGCAGGTCATCGAAGGTCTCCTGtttggtgatgtcatacacCAGCACAATGCCCTTTGCCCCCCGGTAGTAAGCCGAGGTGATGCTGTTGAACCTCTCCTGGCCGGCTGTGTCCCTGGGGAagcggacacacagacagacacactcgAGACACATTGCAGATGTCTGCCAGGAGCGACAgggacaggaacaggaacacATCCTGGGGGATGTTCCACATAGCAGGATTTCCCAGTCAGCTGAATAACTTCAGCCTAATGTGATATCTGTCCAATAGGAAGAGAGGTAAGTGACATTCCTATTGGAAAATCCttacatttggtttaaaataTCTGGCTAACGAAGCAATCCTGCTTTGTAGAACACCTCCAGAAAGGACTCCTCTGCACAAATGATTTCCCCAATATTAATAGGATTAAAACACTAGATAAAAATGTGGATATTGTCAATATTTCAGATCTGATAATACAGTAAAGAGGGTCTCAAAGCAGGGGGTCAAAGTTCACCTCCTAAGCAGCGGTATTCTCTGTAAACACAAAGCTGGGGGTCAGGAGAGGGTCGAGGGGGCCGTGGGTGTGGGGGTCATGCTGAATTAGCGGCGGCCCGGCCAGCCCAGTGCAGACACGCCTCTCCACATTTTCACGTTTACCTTGCAGCTTAAACAGGTTACGCAGGGCGGAGAGAGACGTCTCTCGGCAACTAGGGTTAGCAGAGGAGTGGGGGCCGGTGCTGGGGATGAATgaaagtgacacacacacacacacacacagacacacacacacgcacgcacacacacacacacgcagacatgtTATGTGGTAAGAGCAGCCACTCTGGGGTGCGGTTAGTGACAGAAGGTGCATAGCTAACACATGCTCTGTGAATGAGGCACCTCCCTGAGGTCAGACCTGCTCCCATTCAGACTTCCCCTCCCCTGAAAGCCCGCTAAGTACCTACAGTTATCCCCGAGGAGCACTCAGGTCCTAGACAAAGCTGCACAACACCCTCTTATAAACAGATGATACAATGTCCATTATCATTCAGCAAAAATCACCACCAAATAAAGGATGAGCTACGGAGAGGTTAAAGGAAATCCCTTTTCTCCCCATTCAAGTAACAGACTAATCATTCCATTCTCATGAGGACAGGCGAACGCTGCTTTCTCGAAaatgtacgttgctttggaggAATTATTGTTGTGGGCAAACAGCAGAACAGCACTGGAACCTCGACTATATAACCAGTTTGGGGTTTCACAGTTCACAGATACTGAACACCTGAAACAACCTTCTTCTGAAGCCCTTTTGGAAAGATACATTCACCTTTAGCTCTTTAGGCTCTACTCTGCCCTCTACTGGATCACATGTAAAGCTGCAGTCTCTGTGTGAGACAATACCCCATCCTGGGATGGGCCTTAGATGACATGGTGTGGAGGTTTCTCCACCATTAGGATAGGCGTAGCATCGCAGCCGCATGCCACACCTCCCACGGTGAGCAGGGAGGCGGAGCTCACCTCCAGGCAGACATGGGGAGTAGGACAGCCGCTGCCAAGGGGGCCCTGACTTACCAGATCTGCAACCTGATCTTCTTCCCTCTAAGTTCCACTGTCTTGATTTTAAAGTCCACTCCTGTAGGGCACAGTGGAGCAGTGAGAGAAGATATTGTGAAGACAACTTAAAACATGCTCAGCCCACCCCAGCCCATCACCTGGGCAGGATCTCGGTCATGGCAGGAAGGCTGAGATCATTTTAATTCATCCATATTAAGGAGGTGATACAATAACAACATACTGCTCAAGAAGGACACGACAAAACGAAGCAGGCCTGGCTTATATAAATCCAACAGTAATTAACTTTAACGAGAGACAGAGCCTGTCTCACTGCATGTGCAGCCTGTCTGTGGGTAGGAGCAAGGCGGCGATGTGCAGCCTGTCTGTGGGTAGGAGCAAGGCGGCGATGTGCAGCCTGTCTGTGGGTAGGAGCAAGGCGGCGATGTGCAGCCTGTCTGTGGGTAGGAGCAAGGCGGCGATGTGCAGCCTGTCTGTGGGTAGGAGCAAGGCGGCGATGTGCAGATTTCCCCCGAAGCACATCGGGCTCCATTTGGAAAGCAAGCTGACACGAACACTTCCATATCAGCTACTAAGCAGTGatgcaaaaaacacacaatggACAACAAAACAGAAAGGGTGTTTAATCTGCCAGACGAGCAGTGGCGTGTGAACAGCCACAGTGCAGCGGAATGGCAGCCCGGCCTCTAGCTGCTTAATCACAATGCCTGGGGGGTGCAGCGGGTGTGTCGCTGGTGTGTCCCAGCCACGCCACGGAGGCCCGAAACGCAATAACGGCGGGAACGGCCCAGCACACCAGCGCCACCTAAAAAGAGAGACACCGCCCCAGCTGTCCGCACACAGGGGCTATTTTGGGATACGGCTAATATGGGGCACCAAGCAGGCCGTCACACTCTCTGGCCGGCTATGGGGGCACCAAGCAGGCCGTCACACTCCCTGGCCGGCTATGGGGGCACCAAGCAGGCCGTCACACTCCCTGGCCGGCTATGGGGGCACCAAGCAGGCCGTCACACTCCCTGGCCGGCTATGGGGGCACCAAGCAGGCCGTCACACTCCCTGGCCGGCTATGGGGGCACCAAGCAGGCTGTCACACTCCCTGGCCGGCTATGGGGGCACCAAGCAGGCCGTCACACTCCCTGGCCGGCTATGGGGGCACCAAGCAGGCCGTCACACTCCCTGGCCGGCTATGGGGGCACCAAGCAGGCCGTCACACTCCCTGGCCGGCTATGGGGGCACCAAGCAGGCCGTCACACTCCCTGGCCGGCTATGGGGGCACCAAGCAGGCCGTCACACTCCCTGGCCGGCTATGGGGGCACCAAGCAGGCCGTCACACTCCCTGGCCGGCTATGGGGGCACCAAGCAGGCCGTCACACTCTCTGGCCGGCTATGGGGGCACCAAGCAGGCCGTCACACTCCCTGGCCGGCTATGGGGGCACCAAGCAGGCCGTCACACTCCCTGGCCGGCTATGGGGGCACCAAGCAGGCCGTCACACTCCCTGGCTGGCTATGGGTCGCGTCTTTACGCAGGATCAGGGCTGCATGGGCCCAGTTTTTAACCGAATGTCAGCTGGAAGATTCCCTCCCAGGACTCCTCACACTTTCCTGTGTCACTTTCTGATCGccaataaataaacaagcagagaaacacacacagacagaaaaacacacagagaggaaaagcacagacagaaacacagaaggAGAGAGGCACAGAGACAAACAGAAGTAGAGAGACACACATAGagagaaacacagagacacacagacagaaacacagagacagaaaaACAGAAGGAGAGAGGCACAGAGACAGAAAAACAGAAGGAGAGAGGCACAGAGACAGAATCACAGAAGCAGAGAGGCACAGAGACAGAAATACAGACGCAGAGAGGcacagagacagaaacacagaagcAGAGAggcacagaaacagaaacacagaagcagagaggcacagagacagaaacacagaagcagagaggcacagagacagaaacacaggagcagagaggcacagagacagaaacacaggagcagagaggcacagagacagaaacacatgagcagagaggcacagagacagaaatacaggagcagagaggcacagagacagaaacacaggagCACAAAGACAAACATAGAagcaaagaaacacacacagacagaaacacaggagcagagaggcacagagacagaaacacaggagcagagaggcacagagacagaaacacaggagcagagaggcacagagacagaaacacaggagcagagaggcacagagacagaaacacaggagcagagaggcacagagacagaaacacaggagcagagaggcacagagacagaaatacaggagcagagagacacagagacagaaatacaggagcagagaggcacagagacagaaacacaggagCACAAAGACAAACATAGAagcaaagaaacacacacagacagaaacacaggagcagagaggcacagagacagaaacacaggagcagagaggcacagagacagaaacacaggagcagagaggcacagagacagaaatacaggagcagagaggcacagagacagaaacacaggagCACAAAGACAAACATAGAagcaaagaaacacacacagacagaaacacagagacacacagataaagagagaagcagagagacacacacactctttcCATCCAGCTGTTAATGAGTCAGGCAAAGGACGACAGCTGAAGACTTAATCTGACTGACAGAAGGTTAACAGCACCGCCCTTTCCTGTATTTCCCAAACGGTGCCTCCTGACATTCTAGGTGGGAGGGGGTGTCCTCTGGACTCCTGCCATTAATACAGGAGCCATGTTGGCTTCTCCTGTTACCACGTGATCATCTTGTGCTTGAAAAAGACACCAACACAAACAGGGCCCTGACTTCAGCCTAGTGCCAAAGGGGAGTCAGACCCCAGCGGCGCTCAACAATCCCACTGTCCTCATATGGTGAACAGAATTAAGTACTGAATTATAAGATATATATTCTAGAtacacagtaccagtcaaaagtctggaca
The Paramormyrops kingsleyae isolate MSU_618 chromosome 4, PKINGS_0.4, whole genome shotgun sequence genome window above contains:
- the rab12 gene encoding ras-related protein Rab-12, producing MDPRYDIQRRGAGGSGAGSPALTGAQARRRKMPPRPADYKLQVIIIGSRGVGKTSLMERFTDDTFCEACKSTVGVDFKIKTVELRGKKIRLQIWDTAGQERFNSITSAYYRGAKGIVLVYDITKQETFDDLPKWMKMIDKYASEDAELLLVGNKLDCETDRTISRQQGERFASRISGMRFCEASAKDNFNVDEIFLKLVNDILNKLPLEDLHSELSSSILSLQPEPEVPPELPPPRLRCC